The following proteins are encoded in a genomic region of Pseudorca crassidens isolate mPseCra1 chromosome 1, mPseCra1.hap1, whole genome shotgun sequence:
- the FLRT2 gene encoding leucine-rich repeat transmembrane protein FLRT2 codes for MGLQTTQGPSQGAFFLKSWLLISLGLYSQVSKLLACPSVCRCDRNFVYCNERSLTSVPLGIPEGVTVLYLHNNQINNAGFPAELHNVQSVHTVYLYGNQLDEFPMNLPKNVRVLHLQENNIQTISRAALAQLLKLEELHLDDNSISTVGVEDGAFREAISLKLLFLSKNHLSSVPVGLPVDLQELRVDENRIAVISDMAFQNLTSLERLIVDGNLLTNKGIAEGTFSHLAKLKEFSIVRNSLSHPPSDLPGTHLMRLYLQDNQINHIPLTAFSNLRKLERLDISNNQLRVLTQGVFDNLSNLKQLTARNNPWFCDCSIKWVTEWLKHIPSSLNVRGFMCQGPEQVRGMAVRELNMNLLSCPTTTPGLPLFTPAPSSASPTTQPPTLSVPTPSRSYAPLTPMASKLPTIPDWDGRERVTPPLSERIQLSIHFVNDTSIQVSWLSLFTVMAYKLTWVKMGHSLVGGIVQERIVSGEKQHLSLVNLEPRSTYRICLVPLDAFNYRAVEDTICSEATTHASYVNNGSNTASSHEQTTSHSMGSPFLLAGLIGGAVIFVLVVLLGVFCWHMHKKGRYTSQKWKYNRGRRKDDYCEAGTKKDNSILEMTETSFQIVSLNNDQLLKGDFRLQPIYTPNGGINYTDCHIPNNMRYCNSSVPDLEHCHT; via the coding sequence ATGGGCCTACAGACTACACAGGGGCCCAGCCAGGGGGCTTTTTTCCTGAAATCTTGGCTTCTCATTTCCCTGGGGCTCTACTCACAAGTGTCAAAACTCCTGGCGTGCCCTAGCGTGTGTCGCTGTGACAGGAACTTTGTCTACTGTAACGAGCGAAGCTTGACCTCAGTGCCTCTTGGGATCCCGGAGGGCGTCACTGTACTCTACCTCCACAACAACCAAATTAATAATGCTGGGTTTCCTGCAGAGCTGCACAACGTACAGTCTGTGCACACCGTGTACCTTTATGGGAACCAACTGGATGAATTCCCCATGAACCTTCCCAAGAACGTCCGAGTTCTCCATCTGCAGGAAAACAATATTCAGACCATTTCAAGGGCCGCCCTGGCCCAGCTCTTGAAGCTTGAAGAGCTCCACCTGGATGACAACTCAATATCCACGGTGGGGGTGGAAGATGGGGCCTTCCGGGAGGCCATTAGCCTCAAATTGTTGTTTCTATCCAAGAATCACCTGAGCAGCGTGCCTGTGGGGCTTCCCGTGGACCTGCAAGAGCTGAGAGTGGATGAGAATCGAATTGCCGTCATATCAGACATGGCCTTTCAGAACCTCACCAGCTTGGAGCGTCTGATCGTGGATGGAAACCTCCTGACCAACAAGGGCATTGCCGAGGGCACCTTCAGCCACCTCGCCAAGCTCAAGGAATTTTCCATTGTCCGGAATTCGCTCTCCCATCCCCCTTCTGACCTCCCAGGTACGCACCTGATGAGGCTCTATCTGCAGGACAACCAGATCAACCACATCCCTTTGACAGCCTTCTCGAATCTCCGGAAGCTGGAACGGCTGGATATATCCAACAACCAGCTGCGCGTGTTGACTCAAGGGGTCTTCGATAACCTCTCCAACCTGAAGCAGCTCACTGCTCGGAATAATCCTTGGTTCTGTGACTGCAGTATTAAATGGGTCACGGAATGGCTCAAACACATACCCTCATCTCTGAATGTGCGAGGTTTCATGTGCCAAGGTCCTGAACAAGTCCGGGGGATGGCAGTCCGGGAGTTGAATATGAATCTGTTGTCCTGTCCCACCACGACCCCCGGCCTGCCTCTCTTCACTCCAGCCCCAAGTTCAGCTTCGCCCACGACTCAGCCTCCCACACTCTCTGTCCCGACCCCTAGCAGAAGCTATGCGCCTCTAACTCCCATGGCATCGAAACTCCCCACGATTCCCGACTGGGATGGCAGAGAAAGAGTGACCCCGCCTCTTTCTGAACGGATCCAGCTCTCCATCCATTTTGTGAATGACACTTCCATTCAAGTCAGCTGGCTCTCTCTCTTTACTGTGATGGCGTACAAACTCACGTGGGTGAAAATGGGCCACAGTTTAGTGGGGGGCATCGTTCAGGAACGCATTGTCAGTGGTGAGAAGCAGCATCTGAGCCTGGTCAATTTAGAGCCCAGATCCACTTATCGGATTTGTTTAGTGCCACTGGATGCATTTAACTACCGAGCTGTAGAAGACACCATTTGTTCTGAGGCCACCACCCATGCCTCCTATGTGAACAACGGCAGCAACACGGCTTCCAGCCATGAGCAGACGACTTCCCACAGCATGGGCTCCCCTTTTCTGCTGGCGGGGCTGATCGGGGGTGCGGTGATATTTGTGCTTGTGGTCCTGCTCGGTGTCTTTTGCTGGCATATGCACAAAAAGGGGCGCTACACCTCCCAGAAGTGGAAATACAACCGAGGCCGGCGGAAAGATGACTATTGCGAGGCAGGCACCAAAAAGGACAATTCCATCCTGGAGATGACAGAAACCAGCTTTCAGATCGTCTCCTTAAATAACGATCAGCTCCTTAAAGGAGATTTCAGACTGCAGCCCATTTACACCCCAAATGGGGGCATTAATTACACAGACTGCCATATCCCCAACAACATGCGATACTGCAACAGCAGTGTGCCAGACTTGGAGCACTGCCATACGTGA